One genomic window of Blastopirellula retiformator includes the following:
- a CDS encoding cupredoxin domain-containing protein, translated as MKSLHFSSALLLALCACGIVSAEGWGTIKGKFVVDGKVPPPAELNITKDKAVCTKKKLFDENLLVGPDGGLKNVCVWVSLGRRDPQPPVHPSYEGTANEAIQVDNLACAYVPHVAVVRPSQKVEFTNSDPIAHNFKVDGFANNPFNSLVPAGGTYEHQFTSEERVPMVASCSIHPWMTGYIVCKESPYVAVSAEDGTFEIKNMPAGEWNFQFWHTSGGYLGEVTMGGKKEKDRKGEYEVEVEDGETTDLGVITVSADILTK; from the coding sequence GTGAAATCGCTACATTTCAGCTCCGCTCTGCTCTTGGCTCTTTGTGCTTGCGGCATCGTCTCGGCCGAAGGCTGGGGCACGATCAAGGGCAAGTTCGTCGTGGATGGCAAGGTTCCGCCGCCGGCAGAACTGAACATCACCAAAGACAAAGCCGTTTGCACCAAGAAGAAGCTGTTTGACGAAAACCTGCTGGTTGGTCCGGATGGCGGTTTGAAGAACGTCTGCGTTTGGGTTTCGCTCGGTCGTCGCGATCCGCAGCCGCCGGTTCACCCGTCGTACGAAGGTACGGCCAACGAAGCGATCCAGGTCGACAACCTGGCTTGCGCTTATGTGCCGCACGTCGCGGTCGTTCGTCCGTCGCAAAAAGTTGAGTTCACCAACTCGGACCCGATCGCCCATAACTTCAAGGTCGATGGTTTCGCCAACAATCCGTTCAACTCGCTGGTTCCGGCCGGCGGAACCTACGAACACCAGTTCACCTCAGAAGAACGCGTTCCGATGGTCGCCTCGTGCTCGATCCACCCGTGGATGACCGGTTACATCGTCTGCAAGGAATCGCCGTACGTCGCCGTTTCGGCGGAAGACGGAACCTTCGAGATCAAGAACATGCCGGCCGGCGAATGGAACTTCCAGTTCTGGCACACCAGCGGCGGTTACTTGGGCGAAGTGACCATGGGCGGCAAGAAGGAAAAAGACCGCAAGGGCGAATACGAAGTGGAGGTGGAAGATGGCGAGACGACCGATCTGGGCGTCATCACCGTCTCGGCCGACATTTTGACGAAGTAG
- a CDS encoding c-type cytochrome: protein MNAEVCSRTGRCSWSGWALVAIAGIAATGCFSPAAKFEPNKIAIHKSELDNEYQFSQQYQIEPIAKILTDAFGTPDEPKLPPVPGIEDVLDLEKIKMAAGPYGSDESGKQRGLYRQHCVHCHGVNGDGAGPTAAFLDPYPRDYRPGMFKFKSTASGLPPTHADLKRIIEDGAAGTAMPSFKLLSDDEIEALTHYVKYLSIRGQAELFLIEAEFGDLYPAVVKSPSERNKEEQEYVAELSPEEVEEEKEEFLEEVTFFESEENIVDEVLGPIVDSWAEAEEEVTIVDEKPDWDMAESVEIGRELFFSAKTGCAGCHGQSALGDGQTAEKDFYDDWTRFYYDPSDPSTLEGYLALGALEPRKLRPRNLRQGVFRGGRRPVDIFWRIRNGIEGAKMPAAPPSVTDEEIWRLVDFVRYGLPYDALSENEPHQPENVRVRN from the coding sequence ATGAATGCGGAAGTTTGCAGTAGAACGGGACGCTGCTCCTGGAGTGGATGGGCGCTGGTCGCCATCGCCGGCATCGCGGCGACTGGCTGTTTTTCGCCGGCCGCGAAGTTCGAACCGAACAAGATCGCCATCCACAAGAGCGAGCTGGACAACGAGTATCAGTTCTCGCAGCAGTATCAGATCGAGCCGATCGCCAAGATTCTGACGGACGCCTTCGGCACGCCGGACGAGCCGAAGTTGCCGCCGGTCCCAGGGATCGAAGACGTGCTGGATCTTGAGAAGATCAAGATGGCGGCTGGTCCTTACGGCAGTGACGAAAGCGGCAAACAACGCGGTCTCTATCGTCAGCACTGCGTCCACTGCCACGGCGTCAATGGCGACGGGGCCGGCCCGACGGCCGCCTTTCTGGATCCGTATCCCCGCGACTATCGCCCGGGCATGTTCAAGTTCAAGTCGACCGCCTCCGGCTTGCCGCCGACCCACGCCGACCTGAAGCGAATCATCGAAGATGGCGCCGCCGGCACCGCGATGCCGAGCTTCAAACTGCTGAGCGATGACGAAATCGAAGCGCTGACCCACTACGTGAAGTATCTCTCGATTCGGGGTCAGGCCGAGTTGTTTTTGATCGAAGCGGAGTTTGGCGATCTCTATCCGGCGGTCGTCAAATCGCCGAGCGAGCGAAACAAAGAAGAGCAAGAGTACGTCGCCGAGCTTTCGCCGGAAGAAGTGGAAGAAGAGAAGGAAGAGTTCCTCGAAGAAGTGACGTTCTTTGAGTCGGAAGAAAACATCGTCGATGAGGTGCTGGGACCGATCGTCGATAGCTGGGCCGAAGCCGAAGAGGAAGTGACGATCGTCGACGAGAAGCCGGACTGGGATATGGCCGAGTCGGTTGAGATTGGACGCGAGCTGTTCTTCTCGGCCAAGACCGGCTGCGCTGGCTGTCACGGCCAATCGGCCCTAGGCGACGGTCAGACGGCCGAAAAAGACTTTTATGACGACTGGACTCGGTTCTACTACGACCCGAGCGACCCGAGCACGCTGGAAGGTTATTTGGCGCTGGGCGCCTTGGAGCCGCGGAAGCTGCGTCCCCGCAATCTGCGGCAAGGGGTGTTCCGCGGTGGACGTCGCCCGGTCGACATTTTCTGGCGGATTCGTAACGGCATCGAAGGGGCGAAAATGCCGGCCGCCCCGCCGAGCGTGACCGACGAAGAGATCTGGCGCCTGGTCGATTTTGTGCGATATGGACTGCCGTACGACGCCTTAAGCGAGAACGAGCCGCATCAACCGGAAAACGTACGCGTGCGGAATTAG
- a CDS encoding cytochrome c oxidase subunit II, whose product MGRVWSILFLCVPILGVWIFVAAMNDWWPMSGGAYAFGPGQWFPALDVSEHVIDHLFYLILSLTGIVFIGTGLALFWFLWRYDAATNKDPVVFSHGSHALEVIWSIVPAVALLFIAIYQMDAWANARMRRPTTADGAAKPPLCRVSGRQFEWRIQYPGEDGRFDTPDDLHVLNDLHVPVDEEVVIEIESMDVLHSFFLPNMRVKQDVVPGMRQYVWFHPVKEGVSDIVCAELCGWGHYKMRGQITVDSAAEYDRWYSAAYAEQETSEFVPSEGEE is encoded by the coding sequence GTGGGTAGAGTTTGGAGCATCCTGTTTTTATGCGTCCCGATCCTGGGGGTCTGGATCTTCGTGGCCGCCATGAACGATTGGTGGCCGATGAGCGGAGGCGCCTACGCTTTTGGACCGGGGCAATGGTTTCCGGCGCTTGACGTGTCGGAGCATGTGATCGACCACTTGTTCTACTTGATTCTCTCGCTGACCGGCATCGTCTTCATTGGCACGGGCCTGGCGCTCTTTTGGTTTCTGTGGCGCTACGACGCGGCGACCAACAAAGACCCTGTCGTCTTTTCGCACGGCAGTCACGCTCTGGAAGTGATCTGGTCGATCGTTCCGGCGGTGGCGCTGCTGTTTATTGCGATCTATCAGATGGACGCGTGGGCCAATGCCCGGATGCGTCGGCCGACGACCGCTGACGGGGCCGCCAAGCCGCCGCTCTGCCGCGTGTCGGGACGTCAGTTTGAATGGCGGATTCAATACCCGGGCGAAGATGGTCGTTTTGATACGCCCGACGATCTGCATGTGCTGAACGACTTGCACGTGCCGGTCGATGAAGAGGTCGTGATTGAGATTGAAAGCATGGACGTGCTGCACAGCTTCTTCTTGCCCAACATGCGGGTCAAGCAAGACGTCGTGCCAGGCATGCGGCAATACGTTTGGTTCCATCCGGTCAAAGAAGGAGTGAGCGACATCGTTTGCGCCGAGCTTTGCGGTTGGGGCCACTACAAGATGCGCGGGCAAATTACGGTCGATAGCGCCGCCGAATACGATCGGTGGTACTCGGCCGCCTATGCCGAACAGGAAACTTCAGAGTTCGTCCCGTCCGAGGGAGAAGAGTAG
- a CDS encoding cytochrome c oxidase subunit I, whose protein sequence is MSTTTIDSHTQAANSEMSIGHFLSTYVFSRDHKVIGIQFLFSTLIWFVVGGLLALGIRWQLAWPWSNMPVIGNMLFSAEGGQISPEFYTVLVTMHATVMIFLVIIPILAGAFGNFLIPLMIGADDMAFPTLNMLSYWFMWPAFICFGAAFFCDGHGAAAGWTSYPPLSAMTTAAPGSGDAQTFWLLGVTFVGVSSMLGSVNYMTTIIQMRAPGMTMFRLPLTIWGMFITALLQAFALPVLTAAGFMLLADRLFGTGFFLPEALSVNNSPMASGGGQPLLWQHLFWFYSHPAVYIMILPAMGMVSDILACFARKPIFGYKPMVYSICGIAGLGFIVWGHHMFVSGMNPGLGMTFMVATMMIALPSAVKTFNWLGTVYGGQVQFTTPMLFALSFVSMFVIGGLSGIFMAATPVDIVIHDTYFIVAHFHYVLFCGTAMAVFGSIYFWFPKMFGRMMNETWGKIHFTLTFIFMNGTFFTMHILGAGGFPRRLADPYHYPTFSHMLTMNQFMTVCAIGMVAVQVIFAINFFYSLFWGPKAGRNPWHANGLEWQAPSPPGHGNFDFQPIVYRGPYEYGSPETDEDYYPQTMPPKNERPEPA, encoded by the coding sequence ATGAGTACCACCACCATTGATTCGCATACGCAGGCGGCGAACAGCGAAATGTCGATCGGACATTTCCTGTCGACTTACGTCTTCTCACGCGACCACAAAGTAATCGGGATCCAGTTCCTGTTCTCGACGTTGATCTGGTTTGTCGTCGGCGGTCTGCTGGCGCTGGGGATCCGTTGGCAGTTGGCCTGGCCTTGGTCGAACATGCCGGTGATCGGCAACATGCTCTTCTCGGCCGAAGGGGGACAGATCTCGCCGGAGTTCTACACCGTGCTGGTGACGATGCACGCGACGGTGATGATCTTTCTGGTGATCATTCCGATCTTGGCCGGGGCGTTCGGCAACTTTTTAATTCCGCTGATGATCGGCGCCGATGATATGGCGTTTCCGACTTTGAACATGCTGAGCTACTGGTTCATGTGGCCGGCGTTCATCTGCTTCGGCGCCGCGTTCTTCTGCGATGGACATGGCGCCGCGGCTGGTTGGACCAGTTATCCGCCGCTATCGGCCATGACGACCGCCGCCCCAGGGAGCGGTGATGCGCAGACCTTCTGGCTATTGGGCGTGACGTTTGTCGGCGTCAGTTCGATGCTCGGTTCGGTCAACTACATGACGACGATCATCCAGATGCGGGCGCCCGGCATGACGATGTTCCGTCTGCCGCTGACGATCTGGGGGATGTTCATCACGGCGCTGTTGCAAGCGTTCGCCTTGCCGGTGCTGACGGCAGCCGGTTTTATGCTGCTGGCGGACCGGTTGTTTGGGACCGGGTTCTTCTTGCCGGAAGCGCTGTCGGTCAATAACTCGCCGATGGCCTCGGGCGGCGGGCAGCCGCTGCTGTGGCAACACTTGTTCTGGTTCTACTCGCACCCGGCGGTGTACATCATGATTTTGCCGGCGATGGGAATGGTCTCTGACATTCTGGCCTGTTTCGCTCGCAAGCCGATTTTCGGTTACAAGCCGATGGTCTACTCGATCTGCGGCATCGCGGGGCTCGGCTTTATCGTCTGGGGTCACCACATGTTCGTTTCCGGAATGAACCCGGGACTGGGCATGACCTTTATGGTGGCGACGATGATGATCGCGCTGCCGAGTGCGGTGAAAACGTTCAATTGGCTTGGCACGGTCTATGGCGGTCAGGTGCAGTTCACCACGCCGATGTTGTTCGCTCTGAGCTTTGTATCGATGTTTGTGATCGGCGGTTTGTCAGGCATCTTTATGGCGGCGACTCCGGTCGACATCGTGATTCACGACACCTACTTCATCGTCGCCCACTTCCACTATGTGCTGTTCTGCGGAACGGCGATGGCGGTCTTTGGTTCGATTTACTTCTGGTTCCCGAAGATGTTTGGCCGGATGATGAACGAAACGTGGGGGAAGATCCACTTCACGTTGACCTTCATTTTTATGAACGGCACCTTCTTTACGATGCACATCTTGGGCGCCGGCGGTTTTCCGCGTCGCTTGGCCGATCCGTATCACTACCCGACGTTCAGTCATATGCTGACGATGAACCAGTTTATGACCGTGTGCGCCATCGGCATGGTCGCGGTGCAAGTCATCTTTGCGATCAATTTCTTCTACAGCTTGTTCTGGGGACCGAAGGCGGGCCGCAATCCGTGGCATGCCAATGGCCTGGAATGGCAGGCGCCCAGTCCTCCGGGGCATGGCAACTTCGACTTCCAGCCGATCGTCTATCGCGGCCCGTACGAATATGGTTCGCCTGAGACCGACGAAGACTATTACCCGCAAACGATGCCGCCGAAAAACGAACGTCCTGAACCGGCTTAG
- a CDS encoding COX15/CtaA family protein — MTDPQPTIRSAWPHRIAVLLVCTTFPLIWVGGLVTTKKAGMAVPDWPNTYGYNLFLYPVSEWIAGPFDLFVEHGHRLLGSAVGMISIALVVAIAIWDKRRGMLTLSIISLIAVIIQGILGGARVIQDEVLLARVHGCFGPAFFALTVGLAVATSKRWHSIQPVVHPGSGRLQVITVITAALAYVQLLIGSFLRHVPASGSHSDFRVAVIFHVIVAFLVAVSVFAVAATALRGFSEAVAVRRQSMFAVLIVLVQIGLGIAAWTFKYGWPTFLPGGEMFSQLVIHAESVAQAGVVTAHVATGSLIVGVTVAMALYSFRYYSTSPASLVPQVADKSTLRGVSL, encoded by the coding sequence GTGACCGATCCGCAACCGACAATTCGATCTGCCTGGCCTCACCGCATTGCGGTGTTGTTGGTCTGCACCACCTTTCCCTTGATTTGGGTGGGCGGTCTGGTGACGACCAAGAAGGCGGGCATGGCGGTTCCCGATTGGCCGAACACCTACGGCTATAACCTGTTCCTCTATCCCGTCTCGGAATGGATCGCCGGCCCGTTCGACCTGTTCGTCGAGCATGGACATCGCCTGCTTGGCTCGGCGGTCGGGATGATCTCGATCGCGCTGGTCGTGGCGATTGCGATTTGGGACAAACGTCGCGGGATGTTGACGTTGTCGATCATTTCGTTGATCGCAGTGATCATTCAGGGGATCTTGGGCGGCGCCCGGGTGATTCAAGACGAAGTGCTATTGGCCCGCGTCCATGGTTGTTTTGGTCCGGCGTTCTTTGCCCTGACGGTCGGTCTGGCGGTCGCCACTTCCAAACGCTGGCATTCGATTCAGCCGGTCGTTCATCCTGGCTCGGGACGCTTGCAGGTGATCACCGTGATCACGGCGGCGCTGGCTTACGTGCAATTGTTGATCGGTTCGTTTCTGCGGCATGTCCCCGCTAGCGGAAGTCATAGCGATTTTCGCGTGGCGGTTATCTTTCACGTGATCGTCGCTTTTCTGGTGGCGGTCAGCGTGTTTGCGGTCGCCGCGACGGCGCTGCGAGGTTTCTCGGAAGCGGTCGCCGTGCGGCGTCAGTCGATGTTCGCCGTGCTGATTGTGCTGGTGCAGATCGGTTTGGGGATCGCGGCTTGGACGTTCAAATATGGCTGGCCGACGTTCTTGCCCGGCGGTGAAATGTTCTCGCAACTGGTGATTCACGCCGAAAGCGTCGCTCAGGCGGGCGTCGTGACGGCTCATGTCGCTACTGGTTCGCTGATCGTTGGAGTGACGGTCGCCATGGCGCTTTATAGTTTCCGCTATTATTCGACTTCCCCGGCGTCGCTGGTTCCCCAGGTCGCGGATAAATCGACGCTTCGTGGAGTCTCCCTATGA
- the cyoE gene encoding heme o synthase encodes MSTTPLALEERRAGRLAIVADYVELTKPKIAVMLLTAVAVSGCVATWGQPDLLRLFHAIVGTALVAASSCVWNQWIERRFDLLMKRTRDRPLPSGRIAGNSAALFGVVLGSVGVSYLAATVGWLVAAIGAATWLLYVVVYTPMKRTSPWNTAVGAVAGALPLLMGWAAMGTPFDLRAAALFAILFFWQFPHFMAIAWIYRKDYAQAGMQMLPVVDPTGLRAGRQAIGAALALTLVSVVPFLNAPLDGAPWCIAAALFLGVAQLLVAVRFSVRRDDKSARRLLWASLIYLPAMLGVLLAFPIL; translated from the coding sequence ATGAGCACGACCCCTCTCGCTTTGGAAGAGCGCCGCGCCGGTCGATTGGCGATCGTCGCGGACTATGTCGAACTGACCAAGCCAAAAATCGCGGTGATGCTGCTGACGGCGGTCGCGGTAAGCGGCTGCGTCGCCACGTGGGGACAGCCTGACCTGTTGCGGTTGTTCCACGCGATTGTCGGTACCGCGCTAGTTGCCGCCAGCAGTTGCGTTTGGAATCAATGGATCGAGCGACGCTTCGACCTGTTGATGAAGCGAACCCGCGATCGTCCGCTTCCTTCGGGGCGGATCGCCGGCAACTCGGCCGCCCTGTTTGGGGTCGTGCTTGGTTCGGTCGGCGTGTCGTACCTGGCCGCGACGGTCGGTTGGCTGGTCGCCGCGATTGGCGCCGCCACCTGGCTGTTGTACGTGGTGGTCTACACCCCGATGAAGCGAACGAGCCCCTGGAATACCGCGGTTGGCGCCGTGGCCGGAGCGCTACCGCTGTTGATGGGCTGGGCCGCGATGGGAACGCCGTTTGATCTGCGAGCGGCGGCGCTGTTCGCGATTCTGTTCTTCTGGCAGTTCCCTCATTTCATGGCGATCGCGTGGATCTATCGCAAGGATTACGCCCAGGCCGGCATGCAAATGTTGCCGGTGGTCGATCCAACCGGATTGCGGGCCGGCCGCCAGGCGATTGGCGCCGCTTTGGCCCTGACGCTAGTGAGCGTGGTGCCGTTTTTGAACGCCCCGCTGGATGGCGCACCCTGGTGCATTGCCGCGGCCCTCTTCTTGGGCGTCGCGCAGTTGTTGGTGGCGGTGCGGTTTTCGGTACGTCGCGATGACAAAAGCGCCCGGCGCCTGTTGTGGGCGTCGCTGATCTATTTGCCGGCGATGCTGGGCGTGTTGTTGGCGTTCCCCATTTTGTGA
- a CDS encoding cytochrome c oxidase subunit 3 translates to MSQHHDDHPEHGHIKLEYQPALPIPNGKLCLWLFLSTEIMFFAGLIGAYIVLRFGAPTWPSPHDVHLSEPIGAFNTFVLICSSLSVVLSLEAAKADKAGRAKFWMFVTFVLGLAFLGVKGYEYKEKFAHGIYPAHPHGLLYDKPDVYYASSVKVALEDAAKHCTTQIELVDKSASEIAEAKAEIEEAEEAKDQEAKTKAEEKLAAAQKVNEEAVAMADTYRERREKMELLRDGLVQWNTRAATQNPNPVEGQALMDSIAYTIQHPHEDEEELTRLVEEKGTLATKLAELEQAEEQDPQEIALVKNRLKLIDYLTADDAAILRHGVNHTYDWVDLPFVIPSGNMWASTYFLLTGFHAIHVLVGLIVFAVALPVTLGVSKATFIEAAGLYWHFVDLVWIFLFPILYLF, encoded by the coding sequence ATGTCGCAGCATCACGACGATCATCCCGAGCATGGTCATATCAAACTGGAGTACCAGCCGGCGCTGCCGATCCCCAACGGCAAGCTCTGTCTGTGGCTGTTCCTGTCGACCGAAATCATGTTTTTCGCCGGACTGATCGGCGCGTATATCGTGCTCCGGTTTGGCGCTCCGACGTGGCCGTCGCCGCATGACGTTCACCTGAGCGAGCCGATCGGCGCGTTCAATACGTTTGTGCTGATCTGCTCGAGCCTGTCGGTGGTGTTGTCGCTCGAGGCGGCCAAAGCGGACAAAGCGGGACGGGCCAAGTTCTGGATGTTCGTCACGTTCGTGCTGGGGCTCGCGTTTCTGGGCGTCAAAGGTTACGAGTACAAAGAGAAGTTCGCGCACGGCATCTACCCGGCTCATCCGCACGGCTTGCTCTACGACAAGCCCGACGTCTATTACGCGTCGTCGGTGAAAGTGGCGTTGGAAGACGCGGCCAAGCACTGCACCACCCAGATCGAACTGGTCGACAAGTCGGCCTCCGAGATCGCGGAAGCCAAGGCCGAAATCGAAGAGGCCGAAGAAGCGAAAGATCAGGAAGCGAAGACCAAAGCGGAGGAAAAGCTGGCCGCCGCCCAGAAGGTGAACGAAGAAGCGGTCGCGATGGCCGACACCTATCGCGAGCGACGCGAAAAGATGGAACTGCTTCGCGATGGGCTGGTGCAGTGGAACACCCGCGCAGCGACGCAGAACCCCAATCCGGTCGAGGGGCAGGCGCTGATGGACAGCATCGCCTATACGATTCAGCATCCGCATGAAGACGAGGAAGAACTGACTCGTCTAGTGGAAGAGAAGGGGACGCTGGCGACCAAGCTTGCTGAATTGGAACAGGCTGAAGAGCAAGATCCGCAAGAGATCGCGCTGGTTAAGAATCGCTTGAAGTTGATCGACTACCTGACGGCCGACGATGCGGCGATTTTGCGACATGGCGTCAATCACACGTACGACTGGGTCGATCTGCCGTTTGTGATTCCGAGCGGCAACATGTGGGCCAGCACTTACTTTCTGTTGACCGGCTTTCACGCGATTCACGTGCTGGTCGGACTGATCGTCTTCGCCGTGGCGCTGCCGGTGACGCTGGGAGTCTCGAAGGCGACCTTCATCGAAGCGGCCGGGCTGTACTGGCACTTCGTCGATCTGGTCTGGATCTTCCTGTTCCCGATCCTGTACTTGTTTTAA
- a CDS encoding cytochrome C oxidase subunit IV family protein, with protein MSSTGHADEHHEAAHDHGHGGTGKYWLVFLALCLLTLCSFLTYFEMWHNAIPVNVSRAFMMAVSVSKALLVMCFFMHLIWEANWKWVLTVPAAMMAVFLVCMLIPDIGYRTDYYSSHRWNHTPQPIEPNLHPSGDARPAAQPGH; from the coding sequence ATGTCGTCTACCGGACACGCGGACGAACATCACGAAGCGGCCCATGATCACGGGCATGGCGGTACCGGCAAGTACTGGCTCGTCTTTCTGGCCCTTTGCCTGCTGACGTTGTGCTCGTTTCTGACCTATTTCGAGATGTGGCATAACGCGATTCCGGTCAATGTCAGCCGGGCCTTTATGATGGCGGTGTCGGTCAGCAAAGCGCTGCTGGTGATGTGCTTTTTCATGCATCTCATTTGGGAAGCGAATTGGAAGTGGGTGCTGACGGTGCCGGCCGCGATGATGGCGGTCTTCCTGGTCTGCATGTTGATCCCTGATATCGGCTACCGCACCGACTATTACAGCAGCCATCGCTGGAACCACACGCCGCAGCCGATCGAGCCGAACCTGCACCCGTCAGGCGATGCCCGTCCCGCGGCTCAGCCAGGTCACTAA
- a CDS encoding ABC transporter ATP-binding protein, which produces MSAPALTIENVSYQYGTRRALNELSLQVEPGEIFVFLGPNGGGKTTLFRLLSTLAPLQAGKVDVLGFDLATQRDQVRRRIGVVFQSPSLDKKLTVAENMRQQSALYGLSGAAAKEAEERMMRQLGVQDRAGDLAEQLSGGLRRRVELAKGMIHRPQLLLLDEPSTGLDPGARSSLWEYLQRIRTEQGVTIVLTTHLLEEAEKADRIAILDQGTLVALDTPTALKSSVGGDSVTITTRGDVEGLADELRRLVSYEVRVMDAAVRFEAPEASQLAPQIMQTLGDKIDSITFGKPTLEDVFIDKTGRQYWREETTHA; this is translated from the coding sequence ATGTCAGCGCCCGCTCTCACGATCGAAAATGTCTCGTACCAGTACGGCACGCGACGTGCGCTCAACGAATTGTCGCTGCAGGTCGAGCCAGGCGAGATCTTCGTCTTTCTCGGCCCCAATGGCGGCGGTAAGACGACGCTGTTTCGCTTGTTGTCGACCCTGGCGCCGCTGCAAGCGGGCAAGGTCGACGTGCTGGGTTTTGATCTCGCCACACAGCGCGATCAGGTCCGTCGCCGGATTGGCGTCGTGTTTCAGTCCCCCAGCCTCGACAAAAAGCTGACCGTCGCCGAGAACATGCGACAACAATCGGCGCTGTACGGGCTGAGCGGCGCCGCCGCCAAAGAGGCCGAAGAGCGAATGATGCGGCAACTGGGCGTGCAGGATCGCGCCGGCGACCTGGCCGAGCAACTCTCGGGCGGGCTGCGACGTCGCGTCGAATTGGCCAAGGGAATGATTCATCGCCCGCAACTACTGCTGCTGGATGAGCCGAGCACGGGACTCGATCCTGGCGCCCGGAGCAGCTTGTGGGAATACCTACAGCGAATCCGCACCGAGCAAGGCGTCACGATCGTGCTGACGACCCATCTGCTGGAAGAGGCGGAAAAAGCGGACCGGATAGCAATCCTGGATCAAGGAACGCTGGTCGCGCTTGATACGCCCACTGCGCTAAAGTCTTCGGTTGGCGGCGACTCGGTCACGATTACAACGCGCGGCGATGTCGAAGGCCTCGCGGACGAACTGCGGCGGCTCGTTTCGTACGAGGTGCGCGTGATGGACGCCGCCGTCAGGTTTGAAGCGCCGGAGGCTTCGCAACTGGCGCCGCAGATCATGCAGACGCTGGGGGACAAGATCGATTCGATCACCTTTGGCAAGCCGACGCTTGAAGACGTCTTCATCGATAAGACCGGTCGCCAATATTGGCGTGAGGAGACGACGCATGCGTAA
- a CDS encoding ABC transporter permease — protein sequence MRNDVDALVEPKPLLAAASLCKREIVRFLRQRNRIIGAIGQPLLFWLLFGAGMSRTFQLPGAATAAGVSFLEYYFSGTLMLIVLFTAIFATISIIEDRNEGFLQSVLAAPIPRWSMVLGKVMGGALLATLQGVLFLLLALTLKVNLGPLNFVVMAVFLLIVGIGLTSLGFLLAWRMESTQGFHAVMNLLLMPLWLLSGAFFPVPYVTAQSPWSQVAMHWVMRLNPVTYAIASLREIMYWGMGDDAPLPGRGLPVEAYWAPSPTVAIVVTVAFAALMLLWACWSAAEPRSGDA from the coding sequence ATGCGTAATGACGTCGACGCGCTGGTCGAGCCGAAACCGCTGCTGGCCGCCGCTTCGCTTTGCAAACGAGAGATCGTCCGCTTTCTGCGGCAGCGCAACCGCATCATCGGCGCGATTGGGCAGCCGCTCCTCTTCTGGCTGTTGTTTGGCGCTGGGATGAGCCGGACGTTCCAACTGCCGGGCGCCGCGACCGCCGCTGGGGTTAGCTTCCTGGAGTACTACTTCTCAGGCACGCTAATGCTGATCGTGCTGTTCACGGCGATCTTCGCCACGATCTCGATCATCGAAGATCGGAACGAAGGTTTCCTGCAGTCGGTCTTGGCGGCGCCGATTCCCCGCTGGTCGATGGTGCTGGGAAAGGTAATGGGAGGCGCGCTGTTGGCGACGCTGCAGGGGGTGTTGTTCCTGCTGCTGGCGCTAACGCTGAAAGTCAATTTAGGGCCGCTCAACTTTGTTGTGATGGCGGTCTTTCTGCTAATTGTCGGGATCGGCCTGACTTCGCTCGGATTTTTGCTCGCCTGGCGGATGGAGTCGACGCAAGGCTTCCATGCGGTGATGAACTTGCTGCTGATGCCGCTGTGGCTGCTCTCCGGCGCCTTTTTTCCGGTGCCGTATGTGACCGCGCAGTCTCCCTGGAGCCAGGTCGCGATGCATTGGGTGATGCGGCTGAACCCGGTGACCTACGCAATCGCGTCGCTGCGCGAGATAATGTACTGGGGCATGGGCGACGACGCGCCGCTGCCTGGCCGCGGGCTGCCGGTCGAGGCCTATTGGGCGCCAAGTCCAACGGTCGCCATCGTGGTGACGGTTGCGTTTGCGGCGCTGATGCTGCTGTGGGCCTGTTGGTCGGCGGCGGAACCGAGAAGTGGAGACGCTTGA